A single genomic interval of Alphaproteobacteria bacterium harbors:
- a CDS encoding monomethylamine:corrinoid methyltransferase has protein sequence MVGIWEVVRRSKHGPIMREEDFDLKRLVPKAREMVKKYDIKIDRDAPVPSDDAMADRLFQAGMELFLEVGAFVIENNRVIEFTQAELNEALEFAPSEVHVGEGRDARVIKQRKIEDPSRPILWTTYATWAVSQDVYYPMVEAYLSDPLCDVINAPTLSVVDGVEIGVGDATEYYGASRIAQMHREARRRVGRPGMPVLNQTPCGVEAIGMLAAARHLNPTDGYYVAPVSELRLDPDRLTKAAFLQDWNANIGLLFSVILGGMAGGPETSAVVNVAYWFLGALTSKTQYFVSFPLNMMGVNSTHRDTLWTINISGQAIFRNSNFVSFTQLFTRHGPFTKLCIYESTAWALGALASGFQPSYIGFAGGGKLNRANPLDSHLIAEVCLGVAGMSREKANELCLKFNEKYEDKLLPDQDLGKTFPELYDLETRQPLPETVDHYKRMKDELASEGIPFVT, from the coding sequence ATGGTGGGGATCTGGGAGGTGGTTCGGCGTTCCAAACACGGGCCGATCATGCGCGAGGAGGATTTCGACCTCAAACGGCTGGTGCCCAAGGCCCGCGAGATGGTCAAGAAATACGACATCAAGATCGACCGCGATGCGCCAGTGCCCAGCGACGACGCCATGGCCGACCGGCTGTTTCAGGCCGGCATGGAATTGTTTCTCGAGGTTGGCGCATTCGTCATCGAGAACAACCGGGTGATCGAATTCACCCAGGCCGAGCTGAACGAAGCCCTGGAGTTTGCGCCCTCCGAAGTGCATGTCGGCGAGGGCCGCGACGCGCGGGTTATCAAGCAACGCAAGATCGAAGATCCCAGCCGGCCCATCCTGTGGACAACCTACGCCACCTGGGCGGTCAGCCAGGACGTCTACTATCCCATGGTCGAGGCCTACCTCTCCGACCCCTTGTGCGACGTCATCAATGCGCCCACGCTTTCGGTGGTGGACGGCGTCGAGATCGGTGTCGGTGATGCTACCGAATACTACGGCGCCTCGCGCATTGCCCAGATGCACCGCGAAGCGCGGCGCCGCGTCGGCCGGCCGGGCATGCCGGTGCTCAATCAGACGCCCTGCGGCGTCGAGGCCATCGGCATGCTGGCCGCGGCCCGCCACCTCAATCCCACGGATGGCTACTACGTGGCGCCGGTTTCCGAACTGCGCCTCGATCCCGACCGCTTGACCAAGGCCGCCTTCCTGCAGGACTGGAATGCCAACATCGGGCTGCTGTTTTCGGTCATTCTGGGCGGCATGGCGGGTGGCCCCGAAACCTCGGCAGTGGTCAACGTGGCCTACTGGTTCCTCGGCGCCCTGACCTCGAAGACACAATATTTCGTCTCCTTCCCGCTCAATATGATGGGCGTCAACAGCACCCATCGCGATACGCTGTGGACCATCAACATCAGCGGCCAGGCCATTTTCCGCAATTCCAATTTCGTCAGCTTCACCCAGCTGTTCACCCGCCACGGCCCCTTCACCAAGCTCTGCATCTACGAGTCCACCGCCTGGGCTTTGGGCGCACTCGCTTCGGGCTTCCAGCCCAGCTACATCGGCTTTGCCGGCGGCGGCAAGTTGAACCGGGCCAATCCGCTGGATTCGCACCTCATCGCCGAGGTCTGCCTGGGCGTGGCCGGCATGTCGCGCGAGAAGGCCAACGAGCTTTGCCTCAAGTTCAACGAAAAATACGAGGACAAGCTGTTGCCCGACCAGGATCTGGGCAAGACCTTCCCCGAACTTTACGACCTGGAAACCCGGCAGCCCCTGCCGGAAACCGTCGACCACTACAAGCGCATGAAGGATGAGCTGGCCAGTGAGGGCATTCCCTTCGTGACCTGA
- a CDS encoding B12-binding domain-containing protein yields the protein MASETAAANDSATQTLLDEIRECVIEGEDERCAELTQKAADQGLEPSTILDQALVPAMKHIGDAWDRMEIFLPEAVMAANAMKAAMAIVIPMFQATAGGWEPRGTVVIGTVKGDLHDIGKTIVGNILAANGFQVHDLGTNVSPDRFIEAAEQNNADIIGLSALMTTTMPIQRDLVEFLAATDLRERYIVMVGGAPTTVEWVEKIDADGWGGDAYQACAKAIELVDAKKKAASA from the coding sequence ATGGCCAGCGAAACAGCGGCGGCAAACGACAGCGCAACCCAAACCCTGCTTGATGAGATCCGAGAATGCGTCATCGAAGGTGAGGACGAGCGGTGCGCCGAGTTGACCCAAAAGGCGGCGGACCAGGGGCTCGAGCCCAGCACCATCCTGGATCAGGCGCTGGTGCCCGCCATGAAACATATCGGCGACGCCTGGGACCGCATGGAGATCTTCCTGCCCGAGGCAGTGATGGCGGCCAACGCCATGAAGGCGGCGATGGCCATCGTCATCCCCATGTTCCAGGCCACCGCGGGTGGCTGGGAGCCCCGGGGCACCGTCGTCATCGGCACCGTCAAGGGCGATTTGCACGACATCGGCAAGACCATCGTCGGCAACATCTTGGCGGCCAACGGCTTCCAGGTGCATGACCTGGGCACCAACGTCTCGCCCGACCGTTTCATCGAGGCGGCCGAACAGAACAACGCCGACATCATCGGCCTGTCGGCCCTGATGACGACGACCATGCCGATCCAGCGCGATTTGGTCGAATTCCTGGCCGCCACCGATTTGCGCGAACGTTACATCGTCATGGTCGGCGGCGCGCCGACAACCGTAGAATGGGTCGAGAAGATCGATGCCGACGGCTGGGGCGGTGACGCCTATCAGGCCTGTGCCAAGGCCATCGAACTGGTCGACGCCAAGAAAAAGGCGGCCAGCGCCTGA
- a CDS encoding DUF169 domain-containing protein, translated as MPADLQINFKDLSGRLMNALNLETPPVGVLWATHKPEGVQRFEGSLKGCQFLDVARFEGRVFYTDAESHADCKNGSYYLGFKPAFEGLGSGEWPGGDYPDKGRSIFRTPVAFRRTLEHYYVVPTGTIKYMVFGPLGDFPFDNRSGGGIVNVFCTAKAGVFLSRAAIYEAGGLVDGSTGPSACSMAMAKPLMTGETCFTLGCFGFRQFVQAKPEELFFGIPFEKLENVVENLELLLSRRPDLVKLLAEPVGTPHVASEEEIAVQRSPGAIPEA; from the coding sequence ATGCCAGCCGATTTGCAGATCAACTTCAAGGATTTGTCCGGCCGCTTGATGAATGCGCTCAATCTGGAAACACCGCCCGTGGGCGTGCTCTGGGCGACGCACAAGCCTGAAGGCGTGCAACGTTTCGAGGGCTCGCTCAAGGGCTGCCAGTTCCTCGACGTGGCACGCTTCGAGGGCCGGGTCTTTTACACCGACGCCGAAAGCCATGCGGACTGCAAGAACGGCAGCTATTACCTGGGCTTCAAGCCGGCTTTCGAGGGGCTCGGTTCGGGCGAGTGGCCGGGCGGCGACTATCCCGACAAGGGCCGCTCCATCTTCCGCACGCCGGTGGCCTTTCGCCGCACGCTCGAGCACTATTACGTGGTGCCCACCGGCACCATCAAATACATGGTGTTCGGGCCGCTCGGCGATTTTCCCTTCGATAATCGTAGTGGCGGCGGCATCGTCAACGTCTTCTGCACCGCCAAGGCCGGGGTTTTTCTCAGCCGCGCCGCGATCTACGAGGCCGGCGGCCTGGTCGACGGCAGCACCGGCCCTTCGGCCTGCTCGATGGCCATGGCCAAGCCGCTGATGACGGGCGAGACCTGCTTCACGCTGGGCTGCTTCGGCTTCCGCCAGTTCGTCCAGGCCAAGCCCGAGGAACTGTTCTTCGGCATTCCATTCGAGAAACTCGAGAACGTGGTCGAGAACCTTGAGCTGCTGCTCAGCCGGCGCCCCGATCTGGTCAAGCTGTTGGCCGAGCCGGTGGGTACGCCGCACGTCGCTTCCGAGGAAGAGATCGCCGTGCAGCGCTCGCCCGGCGCCATTCCCGAAGCCTGA